DNA from Strix aluco isolate bStrAlu1 chromosome 2, bStrAlu1.hap1, whole genome shotgun sequence:
AGAAGAGTTGTACAGCTTCATGAACTGACTTGGAGTCTGCCAAGTTCATCACCTTTATATACCCTGCTGCGTTATATGCGTCTAACACAGCAGAGCTCCTTCAAATGCAACCTGTGTGCGAGTTCAGAGGCGCTCAGATGTTCAGGGATACAGTAGCGAGTTGGTTGTCTTCAAATTACCTCTAGCTTAATGACACCAATCAATCACAAACAAAATATCAGTAAAAGGTTTCCTAATCTGAAACATCCAGGCAGTGTGGTTGCTTTTCTCCAACTTTAAGACGttcttctttcagaataaaataagctgaaattttctggtgaaaattGCCCAATAAGAAAGTCCAAGTGGAAGCCAAATTTGTCCTTAAAATTGAATCTACttgcaaatttaaaaatcagttaagcAGATTAGTTGTTTATACTGGCATAGGATGGTGCTGACTTTGGATTTTGTTGTGTTATTTAGGCACTGGATACCAGTTTGCTACCAATCACACTTGGTTGTTTCAGATGGTAGAATAATCTCACACTGTGTAGTTGGGTGATTAAGAGATGCATGGGAAGATCTGAAATAAAGTCCATCAGAAAGCATTGTTAAATAGTGCAAGCTGGTTCTTCATAACCCTACTATCAGTTACTTAGCTCTCACTAAATGAAGACTGTCTGGAGTTATAAGGAAGTCTGAGGTCAAACCATAGGTGACAAAATAGGACTGACTctcacatttcctttttttttttaaaaaaaaagtaatagtaaaaTTTCCCTGCAACAAAGACACTTATGTAACTACTAAGAGTGAATGAGGATCTATATCACAAAAAGCTGCAAAGCTTTAATTTAGTGTGATGCCGTTTTATCAAATCAGTAGCACAGAGATTTTAGTGTTGATATATCAGAAAACGGATCTACactatttgtttctgttttgaaaatgccTAGTTTCTAGCATCCTTTTCTTCAAATAGTGCAGCAAAAACCTGTCACTTCTTTCACTAGCCTAAAAGTTAATGTATCTTCTGTTTCCCCTCCACCACTTTTCTTTCTTGTAGAGTCCAACAACTGTGAATTGCCTCTGTTAACCCCGTGCAGTAAGGCTGTGATGAGTCAGGCCTTGAAAGATACTTTCAGTGGTTTCACAAAGGAACAGTGTCGGCTGGGTATCCCAAATAGTAAGTGTTTTCTATTTATAAGCTCCTTTTTTTAATGCTAAGGAGGAGGCTGAATAGCGgctctttcaaaagagaaagaatgatgTCAGTAGGAAATACAAGAATGGATCCTATGTGAATCTGGCACAGCTTGACTTGGAAAGACCAGACTTGCTGGTATTAGAAATGGGTGCATGGAGAGCTCGTGCTTTGGCAGCATAAGAGAGAATCAAGTAAGCTGAGGACATCTCTGATTACAAGTGAATGCGGAGGAAAATAGAGGACtggtttgtggggggttttttaaattcaagaaTACATTCATTCTGAATTGATTCAGAACTAAGTAACTCGGGTAAACaaattttttcattcattacttTCTAAAGATTATTTGACAAAGGTCAGGAGTTATCTCTAAATGCTGACTACTTTCTGTCTTGTAGATCCCTGGTTGTGGACTGAacagcaagtttgccagtggCTTTCATGGGCTACCAATGAATTTAGCTTGGCAAACGTGAACTTCCATCAGTTTCTTATGAGTGGCCAAGACTTGTGCAACCTGGGCAAGGAGCGTTTCCTGGAACTGGCACCTGACTATGTGGGTGATATTCTGTGGGAACACCTGGAACAGATGATAAAAGGTAGTTACAGAGCCAGAAAGAGCTTTTAAGGCTCTTCTAATAGGAACAGAAATGGGACTCTTTCAACATTTGTTTCACTATGGAGGACTCTTACTACATGTGAAAActcaaaataaactttaaaactTGGTTAATAAAAGCATTATCAGAACTATTAATACATTCTTAGTACGCAAAGCACAGATGCAGATATCTGCAGAAATCATTCCCTGTTCAGGCTGAGTACCTATTGTGGTCAGATTTTATTTGGAATAATCATTGAAATAAATGAGATTAGGATAAGGCTACTGTAAtaccctgtttaaaaaaaaaataaccaagagTTTGACAAAATTTGTTCACTTCTTATTACAAGTTTTTGTTCCTTCAGTGTAGTGTTTTGAGGTAATTCAGTGAATGAATGTAAGGAGTCAAAGACACCTAGAGGTGTCTTGGGCAAACAGTGATGGTATTGCTGAAACCCTACATGCTGTGCCCTGTGAGTTTCATTGGGTTTGGAGTGTCACATTCACCTTAAAACACACTGCAATTATTGTTTCTAAGTTTTATGTTAAAATTCAATTGGTATGATGGTTTTCAAGCCTATTGGAGGTTGGTTAgggtttttggtgggtttgttttttttttttacaagagagAGAATGCAATGCAGTGCATTAGTAGAAATTTATGTGAATGGTGATGTGAATGATGACCCCAAGTCAAGAGAGTCAGATGCTTTTTGTAGCATACAggtcagatttttaaaactataaaaccaactttttttttttctcctctccccagaCAGCCAAGAGAAAACGCAGGATCAGTACGTGGAGAACTCTCATCTCACCTCAGTTCCTCACTGGGTCAATAACAATTCCTTAAGtaagtattttaagaaatttgAAGTTTTACATCTGTTTATTCTAAGCATGTCACAGATcccagtttaaaaaataaaaacaccagaATAGTTACTGTGCTTAAGGAGAGCACTTGACTTCAATTGCTGCAGCCTTCTTTCCTAGTATTGTTTAATTGTCATCTAATTCATATTGGAAATCTTTTGAAGAGTAAAGGCTTTGAGAAAATCAAATTTCCTCTTGGTATGCCAAAGCGTACATCTGTGGAGCAGAATGACCACTCCCACCTCTAGCAAATGGAGTCAAAAGCTAGCATCACTGGGGAGCAGCAAGAGTTATGTTTAGGCCTTTTTGAAGAAGCGTAGAAGTGTAACAGCTTTTGAAAGCATGTGGGGCACAATTCTAGCTCCCTCAGATTGTTTGATTGGTATTGTATTTCATTCTACCACAGTCAATCTCCAGTTCAACCTTATTACACCACTTAATGATGAGGGCCTTACGCAAAACCACTTGagcttcttcagttttttctgtagCCCTGTAGTTTCCTTGAAGAACAAACAATAGACACATTTGTGGTTGGCAAGTTGTAGAGGGAGGCTTACAGAATGTGATTTGGAGTCCATTAGATGGGGATCTTCTCACCAACTTCAGTAGCCTTTCCAGTAGGCTGCAGCATCTATCACTCTTGGATCTTTCGTGGGAAAATCACTTCTTGGTGGCACAACTGTAGTGAGGTGAGGGAGGTGTATTAGTCTGTTTAAGGGTCTGCAGGGAAAATAAtccaattaattattttatttctttcatcagCTGTTAATGTAGATCAGAACTCCTATGGTATGCAAATGCCTGGATACCCTAAAGCCCTCAGTTATCCCAAACCCAGTCTCCTGACTGACGTCTGTCAGACTTCCACAGGACCGAATCTCCTCAATCCAGAACAGGAGTTTTCATTGTTCCCTAAAACCCAAGCAGATGCTGTTGGTGTGAACTACTGTGCAGTAAATCAAGATTTTCCAAGAAGCAATCTGAACTTGCTGATAGATAATTCTGGTGAGTCATTATCTGCATAATAACCATGGGTCCAAGGCCATAGTCTGtatgtcttttcctcctttgcataATTTATATATACAAGCTAGactgagggggagaaaaaaacccaacacttctttgttttttgttctaTAAAGGTAAGCTTAGAGAACATGAATCTAGTGACAGTGGTGCAGAAAGTTACGAAGGCTCAGATTCGATGTTACAGTCCTGGAACAGCCAGTCGTCATTAGTGGATTTACAGCGTGTGCCATCCTATGAGAGTTTTGAAGATGACTGTAGCCAGTCCTTGTGTCTGAGCAAACCTACAATGTCTTTCAAAGACTATATTCAAGAACGAAGTGATCCTGTAGAGCAAGGGAAACCAGTTATACCGGCAGCAATTCTAGCTGGCTTTACTGGTAAGTAGTAAAGCAAAATGGTCACTGCTTTTCTTATGTAACATCAATATTCTCTGTAAACATGTACCATGGTGATAAAGTTTTATAGTTGTAAGGTATGCCTTACAACTTAGTCAGAGACCACTACTCATAAAGAGTTTTAGTTTTAAATGTTCCTAAAGAGAGTCTCATACAAGAACAGGCAGCTACGTCAGAACATGTAACAATCAAATGTGCTTTTTGATCTGTTTGAAAAACAGGGAAACTTGGAGAAAATCTTTCACACTTGGGAGTTTCTGCAGTTATTGGCTTGCCTGTTAAGATCTTGTCCCTGCTGAAACCAATTTTTCCTCTAGAACATTTGCCAAGCCAAGGACTGCAAGACAAGCCCTGGAGCTTGAAGTGCAGCTGATGGGAGGTGGGAGTGAGGGCTAAGGGATCCATATGAAAGGGAAAGACCTAGCTTGTATCAAATCCTGTGTTTCCATGAAAAAGCTGACTTGTCTTAGTTTTAACATGTTTAGGAACAGATCTGTGTTATAGAGAAAACCTTGGGATTctttctgatattaaaaaaaaaagtaactcagaGTATACAAGATCTATCTTGTGATATGAGTATGGTCACATACACTGGATGTGGTAGGAGCTTGCAGAAGTATTAATTGTAGTTTCTCCTCTCAACAGGCAGTGGACCTATACAGCTATGGCAATTCCTTCTGGAGTTACTGACTGACAAGTCCTGTCAGTCATTCATTAGTTGGACAGGAGATGGATGGGAATTTAAACTTGCTGACCCAGATGAGGTATGTGGCTAATTTTGATGAACAAAAAGATTTAGGGTCTGATCTGCCTTCTGTGGGCCTAGTCTTGAGTATAAAGCATTTATATGATCAGATACTTGCTGAAATCTCATCTGCAAATGCTTCACTGTACGGTCAGGATTGCTGTGGGATGTTTCCCCCCTCTCCTCTTACACAGGGATATCAGCAATTGCTTGTAGTTAGGAGGAACATGTTGTATAGCTTGAAACTTAAAGGTAGTATACAAAGCTAGTTCTTTGGACAGTGTAATACTGTAGGTTATCTTAACGGATGTGGTTGAATCAACAATGTCTGGGATTGCACGAAGGTGTGAGGAAAATGCACGCCACGTATCGCTGTTTTAGATACA
Protein-coding regions in this window:
- the ETS2 gene encoding protein C-ets-2; the encoded protein is MSDFGIRNMDQVAPVSNMYRGMLKRQPAFDTFDSSNSLFAGYFFSLNEDQTLQEVPTGFDSTSYESNNCELPLLTPCSKAVMSQALKDTFSGFTKEQCRLGIPNNPWLWTEQQVCQWLSWATNEFSLANVNFHQFLMSGQDLCNLGKERFLELAPDYVGDILWEHLEQMIKDSQEKTQDQYVENSHLTSVPHWVNNNSLTVNVDQNSYGMQMPGYPKALSYPKPSLLTDVCQTSTGPNLLNPEQEFSLFPKTQADAVGVNYCAVNQDFPRSNLNLLIDNSGKLREHESSDSGAESYEGSDSMLQSWNSQSSLVDLQRVPSYESFEDDCSQSLCLSKPTMSFKDYIQERSDPVEQGKPVIPAAILAGFTGSGPIQLWQFLLELLTDKSCQSFISWTGDGWEFKLADPDEVARRWGRRKNKPKMNYEKLSRGLRYYYDKNIIHKTSGKRYVYRFVCDLQNLLGYTAEELHAMLGVQPDTED